In one Magallana gigas chromosome 9, xbMagGiga1.1, whole genome shotgun sequence genomic region, the following are encoded:
- the LOC105334064 gene encoding profilin-4 isoform X5: MNQLQNLLHDSLIATDHVHHCAIIRRKDCNVRASSVGFNLHHDQVQMMLDAFKNPPQTREEGIYFDDQQYKCVRADKNSIYGKCDKRGLILVKTQSMLIVATYTENMFPSVCVEAVEKLADYFKEKGK, translated from the exons ATGAACCAGCTGCAGAATCTTCTGCACGACTCGTTGATTGCGACAGACCATGTACATCACTGCGCCATTATCAGACGGAAGGACTGTAATGTCAGAGCTAGCTCAGTGGGCTTCAAT CTCCATCATGACCAAGTGCAGATGATGTTGGATGCCTTTAAGAACCCACCCCAGACTCGGGAAGAAGGCATTTACTTCGATGACCAGCAATACAAATGTGTTCGTGCCGACAAGAACTCCATATATGGGAAATGT GATAAACGAGGTTTGATATTGGTGAAAACTCAGTCGATGCTCATTGTGGCCACATACACAGAAAACATGTTTCCTAGTGTGTGTGTAGAAGCAGTGGAAAAGCTAG ctgattatttcaaagaaaaaggaaaataa
- the LOC105334064 gene encoding profilin-4 isoform X4 encodes MDAVKMNQLQNLLHDSLIATDHVHHCAIIRRKDCNVRASSVGFNLHHDQVQMMLDAFKNPPQTREEGIYFDDQQYKCVRADKNSIYGKCDKRGLILVKTQSMLIVATYTENMFPSVCVEAVEKLADYFKEKGK; translated from the exons GACGCTGTTAAGATGAACCAGCTGCAGAATCTTCTGCACGACTCGTTGATTGCGACAGACCATGTACATCACTGCGCCATTATCAGACGGAAGGACTGTAATGTCAGAGCTAGCTCAGTGGGCTTCAAT CTCCATCATGACCAAGTGCAGATGATGTTGGATGCCTTTAAGAACCCACCCCAGACTCGGGAAGAAGGCATTTACTTCGATGACCAGCAATACAAATGTGTTCGTGCCGACAAGAACTCCATATATGGGAAATGT GATAAACGAGGTTTGATATTGGTGAAAACTCAGTCGATGCTCATTGTGGCCACATACACAGAAAACATGTTTCCTAGTGTGTGTGTAGAAGCAGTGGAAAAGCTAG ctgattatttcaaagaaaaaggaaaataa
- the LOC105334064 gene encoding profilin-4 isoform X2 codes for MDLDDLGSTKVGSDMDVVDAVKMNQLQNLLHDSLIATDHVHHCAIIRRKDCNVRASSVGFNLHHDQVQMMLDAFKNPPQTREEGIYFDDQQYKCVRADKNSIYGKCDKRGLILVKTQSMLIVATYTENMFPSVCVEAVEKLADYFKEKGK; via the exons ATGGATTTGGATGACCTAGGAAGTACAAAAGTCGGATCTGATATGGATGTGGTG GACGCTGTTAAGATGAACCAGCTGCAGAATCTTCTGCACGACTCGTTGATTGCGACAGACCATGTACATCACTGCGCCATTATCAGACGGAAGGACTGTAATGTCAGAGCTAGCTCAGTGGGCTTCAAT CTCCATCATGACCAAGTGCAGATGATGTTGGATGCCTTTAAGAACCCACCCCAGACTCGGGAAGAAGGCATTTACTTCGATGACCAGCAATACAAATGTGTTCGTGCCGACAAGAACTCCATATATGGGAAATGT GATAAACGAGGTTTGATATTGGTGAAAACTCAGTCGATGCTCATTGTGGCCACATACACAGAAAACATGTTTCCTAGTGTGTGTGTAGAAGCAGTGGAAAAGCTAG ctgattatttcaaagaaaaaggaaaataa
- the LOC105334064 gene encoding profilin-4 isoform X3, producing MMKDAVKMNQLQNLLHDSLIATDHVHHCAIIRRKDCNVRASSVGFNLHHDQVQMMLDAFKNPPQTREEGIYFDDQQYKCVRADKNSIYGKCDKRGLILVKTQSMLIVATYTENMFPSVCVEAVEKLADYFKEKGK from the exons GACGCTGTTAAGATGAACCAGCTGCAGAATCTTCTGCACGACTCGTTGATTGCGACAGACCATGTACATCACTGCGCCATTATCAGACGGAAGGACTGTAATGTCAGAGCTAGCTCAGTGGGCTTCAAT CTCCATCATGACCAAGTGCAGATGATGTTGGATGCCTTTAAGAACCCACCCCAGACTCGGGAAGAAGGCATTTACTTCGATGACCAGCAATACAAATGTGTTCGTGCCGACAAGAACTCCATATATGGGAAATGT GATAAACGAGGTTTGATATTGGTGAAAACTCAGTCGATGCTCATTGTGGCCACATACACAGAAAACATGTTTCCTAGTGTGTGTGTAGAAGCAGTGGAAAAGCTAG ctgattatttcaaagaaaaaggaaaataa